Proteins encoded by one window of Hippoglossus hippoglossus isolate fHipHip1 chromosome 15, fHipHip1.pri, whole genome shotgun sequence:
- the LOC117775688 gene encoding collagen alpha-1(XVII) chain-like isoform X1, with protein sequence MDELTGQMDYSGDLSGERVVTETITTTRRLTSLPPKGTGGSNHRNMSSSAGGLGLEKNVLTQNSSGTYFSSSSVGVNTNSYSSSSGVYLGGDSSGGGDGGLGGFLDGDGYGSGGGGGGGGGGGAGSGGGFLVGSVSKVRSSSSGGGRRAHAAGSSGGLSPGFRERTIISSRSGGYDGSSSANSSPEFTRKDYGNYCSSSARGRSESRESAIRARLQSASPTAGRWTELEDVKKLLKGRANSVSPTRSSTASTTLPVPKKASAEAKTVSVATQSVSSAYGSGVRSGAFNTIDASGLYNTSLASGQYDTGVKSGQYDATLLSSHYDTGVKSGQFDSAVKSGHYDVTLKSGQYDTGGKSVQYDSLKSGQYDSGVKMSQYDTSVRSGQYGGSMRSGEYDMLDAVLPSFSWSTATLPSPTAMVVTGNTSSNSYQVGTNNRSGGISPLGPTSPSSLSVYGFQNNLAPAISTVLTTNAANVSANVGGYGVQKNVSTGSGFVSSGVSTVTRSQTDETNRSKFMVSDKENVSAKRDAEGFILAKDSGKQFTSSSSVHVGGGSLSGDSIKKEKFISSYGEAAPMKTEMSNYGSSGVVMKDKATYAEIHKDSGIFGGGGFCCCSDACCSWWKWLLGLLLLSLLLLGLLFGLIALAEDVRKLKNRVSSLESSVFSGRTSKLSGSSNSINTLALGAGGGDSNTDGTVHLGAGGGGSGTRTRIGIATGAAGTGGEGVNDISINGGGYGGAGSAGGASTGGASAGSATSGARAGSGSGSVSGAGVAGGASGGSAGGSGTSSSGSSSSTGTSFSGSSGSTGTSFSGGLGTGVSGGHIDGASLQLMIQQMLRAEMQSQTFRAFLASSGQGERGLPGPKGDSGYPGTPGPPGALGHAGPEGPKGQKGISGDHGLEGPPGLRGREGQAGPRGEAGPPGFGTKGDKGAPGDSGVGTAGPKGASGSPGEPGAQGFRGEAGPPGPKGDRGLAGFQGLKGETGEKGVRGMQGDPGLSGMHGPAGEKGSKGSMGQSGQDGAKGSRGDQGPAGPPGLRGLAGPPGDAGLPGVPGLQGPPGIPGNPGQPGTKGETGQPGRIINAAGSASIGIPGPPGPSGPPGPAGSPGLSGPIGPAGLPGQSGPKGDRGYKGDQGEQGSTVRRTETISSTRADSQFGESGASRSSSLPGPPGPPGPPGRAGDSRQGPPGPPGPPGPTGYGRQGPKGDRGDSGHSSSSGTYYTGPPGPPGHPGPKGSSGSQGPRGFQGEQGQQGVAGTPGRPGSSVSTYAGGSGISGPPGPPGPPGHPGQQGFKGDTGAPGIPGSSRGSISVTSGPPGPPGPPGPQGQTGSFSSSTEMRQYITDYLSRSRQSSIPGPPGPPGPPGIPGTFSGSMDDISARIIAYIQRSGSGLSIGVQGPPGPPGPPGSGSRVLSVGDLIIMLQRNEVRRYLSGPPGPQGPPGPPGASGASGGLSGSYSAEQVAMYVFNIMNDRGIARGPPGPPGLPGPAGPSSGGSSGFNTLTVDYSALMKNSEFRSWISSAVQQGPPGPPGVQGRSGPPGPQGPSGVSTATVFGAGGHGYSMEDIQRYLQGSGFRGLPGSPGPPGPQGPPGSHSGSVSYTGNFPRESIRAEVQEYLTSDNVRRFITGTPGATGPPGPRGPQGERGEQGYSQSYVQSQSYAQGDSRFRTDQTLDYSNVAVRVTDYIRSQGLLKEYLVEGPSRTNVRAIQGPPGPPGPAGPPGYSRVIGSYGNVTADLMEFFRAHGTIPGPPGSIGQQGDRGYPGPKGEKGDPGQPGLAGLPGSYTIQVPHKVQKRDTVNKVRRRRQLRPRLSKSG encoded by the exons CCTCTGTAGGTGTGAACACCAACAGCTACAGCTCCTCCTCAGGAGTTTACCTGGGGGGAGACTCCTCAGGGGGAGGCGATGGAGGACTGGGGGGTTTCTTGGATGGAGATGGGTACggaagcggaggaggaggaggaggaggaggaggaggaggagcaggaagcgGGGGAGGCTTCCTCGTGGGCTCGGTGTCAAAGGTCAGGTCCAGCTCGTCTGGGGGTGGCAGGAGAGCGCATGCCGCTGGCTCATCAGGAGGCCTGTCGCCAGGTTTCCGAGAGAGGACGATCATAAGCAGCCGCTCGGGAGGTTATGACG GAAGTTCCAGTGCAAATTCCTCCCCAGAATTTACTCGTAAAGACTATGGGAACTACT gctccagcagtgCAAGAGGGAGGAGCGAAAGCAGAG agaGCGCGATCAGAGCCAGATTACAAAGTGCCTCTCCCACCGCCGGCAGAT GGACGGAACTGGAGGACGTGAAGAAGCTGCTGAAGGGACGCGCCAACAGCGTCAGCCCCACTCGCTCGTCAACTGCCTCCACCACTCTGCCTGTCCCTAAAAAGGCCAGCGCGGAAGCCAAGACCGTCTCTGTGGCCACGCAGTCGG tgAGCTCTGCATATGGCTCTGGTGTGAGATCCGGTGCATTCAACACCATTGATGCTTCAGGCCTGTATAATACAAGTCTGGCATCTGGGCAGTATGATACTGGTGTAAAATCGGGCCAGTACGATGCCACTCTGTTATCAAGCCATTATGACACCGGTGTGAAATCAGGACAGTTTGATTCTGCTGTAAAATCAGGCCATTATGATGTCACTCTGAAATCAGGACAGTACGACACTGGTGGGAAATCAGTCCAGTATGATTCCCTGAAATCAGGACAGTATGATAGTGGTGTAAAAATGAGCCAGTACGACACCAGTGTGAGGTCAGGTCAGTACGGCGGCAGCATGAGATCAGGTGAATATGACATGCTGGACGCTGTACTTCCATCTTTCTCCTGGTCCACCGCCACACTCCCCTCCCCCACCGCCATGGTGGTCACTGGCAACACCAGCAGCAACTCGTACCAGGTCGGCACCAACAACAGGTCTGGAGGAATCTCGCCGCTCGGCCCCACCTCGCCCTCGTCCCTGTCAG tttacGGCTTTCAGAACAATCTGGCACCCGCCATCAGCACCGTGCTCACCACCAACGCAGCCAACGTCAGCGCTAACGTTGGAG gtTATGGCGTTCAGAAGAATGTGTCAACTGGGAGCGGATTCGTCAGCTCTGGAGTCTCTACAG TCACTCGATCCCAAACTGATGAAACGAATAGGAGCAAGTTCATGGTCTCTGATAAAGAGAACGTTTCAGCCAAGAGGGACGCAGAGGGGTTCATTCTGGCTAAAGACAGCGGGAAGCAgttcaccagcagcagcagcgttcaTGTCGGAGGAG GGTCACTATCGGGAGATtcaataaagaaagagaagttTATTTCCAGCTACGGTGAGGCGGCTCCAATGAAGACTGAGATGTCCAACT ATGGATCCTCTGGAGTTGTAATGAAAGACAAAGCCACCTATGCAG AGATCCACAAGGACAGCGGCATCTTCGGCGGTGGtggattctgctgctgctccgacGCTTGCTGCTCCTGGTGGAAATGGCTGCTgggccttctcctcctctccctcctcctgctgggaCTTCTCTTCGGCCTCATCGCGCTGG CTGAGGACGTGAGGAAGCTGAAGAATCGAGTGTCTTCCCTGGAGTCGTCTGTCTTCTCAGGACGTACCAGTAAGCTGTCAGGCTCTTCCAATTCCATCAACACCTTAGCGCTCGGTGCAGGCGGAGGTGACAGTAACACTGACGGCACAGTACACCTGGGCGCTGGAGGTGGAGGCTCAGGCACCAGAACACGAATTGGAATTGCCACTGGTGCTGCCGGCACTGGAGGTGAAGGTGTCAATGATATCAGTATCAACGGGGGAGGCTATGGTGGTGCCGGAAGTGCCGGTGGGGCCAGTACTGGTGGGGCCAGTGCCGGCAGTGCTACCAGTGGTGCCCGTGCTGGCAGTGGTAGCGGTAGTGTCAGTGGTGCTGGTGTTGCTGGTGGGGCCAGTGGTGGAAGTGCTGGAGGTAGCGGCACCAGCTCCAGTggcagctccagcagcacagGCACCAGCTTCAGTGGCAGCTCCGGCAGCACAGGCACCAGCTTCAGTGGTGGGCTTGGTACTGGTGTGAGTGGAGGACACATTGACGGTGCCTCTCTTCAGCTGATGATCCAGCAGATGCTCAGAGCTGAAATGCAATCACAGACATTCAGAG ctTTTCTGGCATCTTCAGGGCAGGGAGAGCGAGGGCTTCCTGGACCTAAAg GTGATTCTGGTTACCCTGGAACTCCAG gtCCTCCAGGTGCGTTGGGACACGCAGGCCCTGAGGGTCCTAAAGGACAGAAAGGAATCTCAG GTGACCACGGACTGGAGGGGCCACCGGGTCTCAGGGGTCGTGAGGGCCAAGCTGGCCCCAGAGGTGAGGCGGGACCTCCAGGCTTTGGAACGAAAGGTGACAAAG GGGCTCCTGGAGATTCTGGGGTTGGGACTGCTGGACCAAAAG GTGCATCCGGATCACCAG GTGAACCTGGTGCTCAGGGTTTCCGTGGCGAGGCTGGACCACCGGGTCCTAAAG GTGACAGAGGGCTCGCTGGATTTCAAGGACTTAAAG gTGAAACTGGTGAGAAAGGTGTCAGAGGCATGCAAG GTGACCCCGGTTTATCAGGAATGCACGGACCAGCTGGAGAGAAAGGATCCAAAGGGTCAATGG GTCAGTCTGGACAAGATGGTGCAAAAGGATCAAGAG GTGACCAAGGACCTGCCGGCCCCCCTGGACTCAGGGGTCTTGCTGGGCCTCCCGGAGACGCTGGACTTCCAG GAGTACCTGGGCTTCAAGGACCACCAG GGATACCAGGAAACCCAGGACAACCTGGAACCAAAG gtgAAACTGGTCAACCAGGCAGAATCATCAATGCAG CTGGTTCCGCTTCTATCGGCATCCCAGGACCACCTGGGCCTTCTGGTCCCCCCGGCCCTGCAGGATCTCCTGGATTATCAG GTCCAATTGGCCCTGCTGGTCTGCCTGGCCAGTCTG GTCCTAAAGGTGACAGAGGATATAAGGGAGACCAGGGAGAACAAGGATCAACTGTGAGAAGGACCGAAACTATAAGTTCAACCAGAGCTGACA GTCAGTTTGGAGAAAGTGGAGCCTCAAGATCTTCTAGCCTACCAGGGCCACCAGGTCCTCCTGGGCCACCTGGACGTGCAG gagATTCGAGACAAGGACCTCCGGGACCACCTGGGCCTCCGGGTCCGACAG gTTATGGAAGACAAGGACctaaaggagacagaggagactcAGGCCATTCGTCCAGCTCTG GGACATATTACACTGGGCCACCAGGACCACCTGGGCATCCTGGACCTAAAGGATCATCAG gttCTCAAGGACCAAGGGGCTTTCAAG GTGAACAAGGACAGCAAGGTGTGGCCGGTACTCCAGGAAGACCAGGAAGCTCC gtGTCGACTTATGCTGGAGGAAGTGGGATCTCTGGACCACCAGGTCCACCAGGGCCTCCTGGACATCCAGGACAGCAAGGATTCAAAG GTGACACTGGAGCTCCTGGAATTCCGGGTTCTTCAAGAG GCTCCATCTCAGTCACTTCAGGCCCTCCTGGTCCTCCAGGTCCTCCTGGTCCTCAAGGCCAGACgggctccttctcctcttctacTGAGATGCGCCAGTACATCACTGACTATCTGA GTAGAAGCCGGCAGTCCAGTATCCCTGGACCTCCAGGTCCACCTGGGCCTCCAGGAATCCCTGGAACCTTCTCTGGCTCAATGGACGACATCTCAGCTCGTATTATTGCATACATTCAAA GGTCTGGCTCTGGCCTCAGCATCGGAGTTCAGGGTCCTCCAGGACCACCTGGTCCTCCTGGATCTGGCTCTCGAGTCTTATCGGTTGGTGATCTCATTATCATGCTTCAGA GGAACGAAGTGAGGAGATATTTGTCAGGACCACCAGGACCACAGGGACCACCAGGACCACCAGGGGCATCAGGGGCGTCAGGTGGACTTTCAGGCAGTTACAGTGCTGAGCAGGTCGCCATGTACGTCTTCAACATCATGAACG ACAGAGGGATTGCTCGAGGTCCACCTGGGCCACCTGGCTTACCTGGACCTGCTGGGCCTTCTAGTGGAGGATCATCTGGCTTTAATACCTTGACAGTCGACTATTCTGCACTGATGAAAA ACTCAGAGTTCCGCTCATGGATCAGCTCTGCCGTACAACAAGGTCCTCCTGGACCTCCAGGTGTCCAAGGGCGATCTGGCCCTCCCGGCCCTCAGGGGCCCTCAGGAGTCTCCACCGCCACCGTGTTTGGGGCGGGAGGTCATGGCTACAGCATGGAGGACATTCAGCGCTACCTGCAGG GTTCTGGGTTCAGAGGTCTTCCTGGTTCTCCTGGCCCACCTGGTCCACAGGGTCCACCAGGCAGTCACTCTGGCTCGGTTTCCTACACTGGAAACTTCCCTCGGGAGAGCATCCGCGCTGAAGTTCAGGAGTATCTGACCT ctGACAATGTTCGTCGTTTCATCACCGGAACTCCGGGGGCCACAGGACCTCCAGGTCCAAGGGGACCTCAAGGAGAACGCGGAGAGCAGGGTTACAGCCAAAGCTACGTGCAGAGCCAGAGCTACGCTCAGGGTGACAGCCGCTTCCGCACTGACCAGACACTGGACTACTCCAACGTTGCTGTGAGAGTTACTGACTACATCAGGA GTCAAGGCCTGTTGAAGGAGTACCTGGTCGAGGGCCCGTCCAGGACGAACGTGAGAGCGATTCAAGGCCCTCCGGGTCCACCTGGCCCCGCCGGACCACCTGGTTACAGCCGCGTCATCGGGTCCTACGGTAACGTCACAGCTGACCTCATGGAATTCTTCAGAG CCCACGGCACCATCCCCGGTCCTCCAGGAAGCATTGGAcaacagggagacagaggataCCCAGGACCCAAAGGAGAGAAGG GTGATCCTGGACAGCCAGGTCTAGCAGGATTACCAGGGTCGTACACGATCCAGGTTCCACACAAAGTGCAGAAGAGGGACACAG TCAATAAAGTGCGGCGTCGTCGCCAGCTGCGTCCTCGTCTGTCAAAGAGTGGCTGA
- the LOC117775688 gene encoding collagen alpha-1(XVII) chain-like isoform X2 — MDELTGQMDYSGDLSGERVVTETITTTRRLTSLPPKGTGGSNHRNMSSSAGGLGLEKNVLTQNSSGTYFSSSSVGVNTNSYSSSSGVYLGGDSSGGGDGGLGGFLDGDGYGSGGGGGGGGGGGAGSGGGFLVGSVSKVRSSSSGGGRRAHAAGSSGGLSPGFRERTIISSRSGGYDGSSSANSSPEFTRKDYGNYCSSSARGRSESRESAIRARLQSASPTAGRWTELEDVKKLLKGRANSVSPTRSSTASTTLPVPKKASAEAKTVSVATQSVSSAYGSGVRSGAFNTIDASGLYNTSLASGQYDTGVKSGQYDATLLSSHYDTGVKSGQFDSAVKSGHYDVTLKSGQYDTGGKSVQYDSLKSGQYDSGVKMSQYDTSVRSGQYGGSMRSGEYDMLDAVLPSFSWSTATLPSPTAMVVTGNTSSNSYQVGTNNRSGGISPLGPTSPSSLSVYGFQNNLAPAISTVLTTNAANVSANVGGYGVQKNVSTGSGFVSSGVSTVTRSQTDETNRSKFMVSDKENVSAKRDAEGFILAKDSGKQFTSSSSVHVGGGSLSGDSIKKEKFISSYGEAAPMKTEMSNYGSSGVVMKDKATYAEIHKDSGIFGGGGFCCCSDACCSWWKWLLGLLLLSLLLLGLLFGLIALAEDVRKLKNRVSSLESSVFSGRTSKLSGSSNSINTLALGAGGGDSNTDGTVHLGAGGGGSGTRTRIGIATGAAGTGGEGVNDISINGGGYGGAGSAGGASTGGASAGSATSGARAGSGSGSVSGAGVAGGASGGSAGGSGTSSSGSSSSTGTSFSGSSGSTGTSFSGGLGTGVSGGHIDGASLQLMIQQMLRAEMQSQTFRAFLASSGQGERGLPGPKGDSGYPGTPGPPGALGHAGPEGPKGQKGISGDHGLEGPPGLRGREGQAGPRGEAGPPGFGTKGAPGDSGVGTAGPKGASGSPGEPGAQGFRGEAGPPGPKGDRGLAGFQGLKGETGEKGVRGMQGDPGLSGMHGPAGEKGSKGSMGQSGQDGAKGSRGDQGPAGPPGLRGLAGPPGDAGLPGVPGLQGPPGIPGNPGQPGTKGETGQPGRIINAAGSASIGIPGPPGPSGPPGPAGSPGLSGPIGPAGLPGQSGPKGDRGYKGDQGEQGSTVRRTETISSTRADSQFGESGASRSSSLPGPPGPPGPPGRAGDSRQGPPGPPGPPGPTGYGRQGPKGDRGDSGHSSSSGTYYTGPPGPPGHPGPKGSSGSQGPRGFQGEQGQQGVAGTPGRPGSSDRVSTYAGGSGISGPPGPPGPPGHPGQQGFKGDTGAPGIPGSSRGSISVTSGPPGPPGPPGPQGQTGSFSSSTEMRQYITDYLSRSRQSSIPGPPGPPGPPGIPGTFSGSMDDISARIIAYIQRSGSGLSIGVQGPPGPPGPPGSGSRVLSVGDLIIMLQRNEVRRYLSGPPGPQGPPGPPGASGASGGLSGSYSAEQVAMYVFNIMNDRGIARGPPGPPGLPGPAGPSSGGSSGFNTLTVDYSALMKNSEFRSWISSAVQQGPPGPPGVQGRSGPPGPQGPSGVSTATVFGAGGHGYSMEDIQRYLQGSGFRGLPGSPGPPGPQGPPGSHSGSVSYTGNFPRESIRAEVQEYLTSDNVRRFITGTPGATGPPGPRGPQGERGEQGYSQSYVQSQSYAQGDSRFRTDQTLDYSNVAVRVTDYIRSQGLLKEYLVEGPSRTNVRAIQGPPGPPGPAGPPGYSRVIGSYGNVTADLMEFFRAHGTIPGPPGSIGQQGDRGYPGPKGEKGDPGQPGLAGLPGSYTIQVPHKVQKRDTVNKVRRRRQLRPRLSKSG; from the exons CCTCTGTAGGTGTGAACACCAACAGCTACAGCTCCTCCTCAGGAGTTTACCTGGGGGGAGACTCCTCAGGGGGAGGCGATGGAGGACTGGGGGGTTTCTTGGATGGAGATGGGTACggaagcggaggaggaggaggaggaggaggaggaggaggagcaggaagcgGGGGAGGCTTCCTCGTGGGCTCGGTGTCAAAGGTCAGGTCCAGCTCGTCTGGGGGTGGCAGGAGAGCGCATGCCGCTGGCTCATCAGGAGGCCTGTCGCCAGGTTTCCGAGAGAGGACGATCATAAGCAGCCGCTCGGGAGGTTATGACG GAAGTTCCAGTGCAAATTCCTCCCCAGAATTTACTCGTAAAGACTATGGGAACTACT gctccagcagtgCAAGAGGGAGGAGCGAAAGCAGAG agaGCGCGATCAGAGCCAGATTACAAAGTGCCTCTCCCACCGCCGGCAGAT GGACGGAACTGGAGGACGTGAAGAAGCTGCTGAAGGGACGCGCCAACAGCGTCAGCCCCACTCGCTCGTCAACTGCCTCCACCACTCTGCCTGTCCCTAAAAAGGCCAGCGCGGAAGCCAAGACCGTCTCTGTGGCCACGCAGTCGG tgAGCTCTGCATATGGCTCTGGTGTGAGATCCGGTGCATTCAACACCATTGATGCTTCAGGCCTGTATAATACAAGTCTGGCATCTGGGCAGTATGATACTGGTGTAAAATCGGGCCAGTACGATGCCACTCTGTTATCAAGCCATTATGACACCGGTGTGAAATCAGGACAGTTTGATTCTGCTGTAAAATCAGGCCATTATGATGTCACTCTGAAATCAGGACAGTACGACACTGGTGGGAAATCAGTCCAGTATGATTCCCTGAAATCAGGACAGTATGATAGTGGTGTAAAAATGAGCCAGTACGACACCAGTGTGAGGTCAGGTCAGTACGGCGGCAGCATGAGATCAGGTGAATATGACATGCTGGACGCTGTACTTCCATCTTTCTCCTGGTCCACCGCCACACTCCCCTCCCCCACCGCCATGGTGGTCACTGGCAACACCAGCAGCAACTCGTACCAGGTCGGCACCAACAACAGGTCTGGAGGAATCTCGCCGCTCGGCCCCACCTCGCCCTCGTCCCTGTCAG tttacGGCTTTCAGAACAATCTGGCACCCGCCATCAGCACCGTGCTCACCACCAACGCAGCCAACGTCAGCGCTAACGTTGGAG gtTATGGCGTTCAGAAGAATGTGTCAACTGGGAGCGGATTCGTCAGCTCTGGAGTCTCTACAG TCACTCGATCCCAAACTGATGAAACGAATAGGAGCAAGTTCATGGTCTCTGATAAAGAGAACGTTTCAGCCAAGAGGGACGCAGAGGGGTTCATTCTGGCTAAAGACAGCGGGAAGCAgttcaccagcagcagcagcgttcaTGTCGGAGGAG GGTCACTATCGGGAGATtcaataaagaaagagaagttTATTTCCAGCTACGGTGAGGCGGCTCCAATGAAGACTGAGATGTCCAACT ATGGATCCTCTGGAGTTGTAATGAAAGACAAAGCCACCTATGCAG AGATCCACAAGGACAGCGGCATCTTCGGCGGTGGtggattctgctgctgctccgacGCTTGCTGCTCCTGGTGGAAATGGCTGCTgggccttctcctcctctccctcctcctgctgggaCTTCTCTTCGGCCTCATCGCGCTGG CTGAGGACGTGAGGAAGCTGAAGAATCGAGTGTCTTCCCTGGAGTCGTCTGTCTTCTCAGGACGTACCAGTAAGCTGTCAGGCTCTTCCAATTCCATCAACACCTTAGCGCTCGGTGCAGGCGGAGGTGACAGTAACACTGACGGCACAGTACACCTGGGCGCTGGAGGTGGAGGCTCAGGCACCAGAACACGAATTGGAATTGCCACTGGTGCTGCCGGCACTGGAGGTGAAGGTGTCAATGATATCAGTATCAACGGGGGAGGCTATGGTGGTGCCGGAAGTGCCGGTGGGGCCAGTACTGGTGGGGCCAGTGCCGGCAGTGCTACCAGTGGTGCCCGTGCTGGCAGTGGTAGCGGTAGTGTCAGTGGTGCTGGTGTTGCTGGTGGGGCCAGTGGTGGAAGTGCTGGAGGTAGCGGCACCAGCTCCAGTggcagctccagcagcacagGCACCAGCTTCAGTGGCAGCTCCGGCAGCACAGGCACCAGCTTCAGTGGTGGGCTTGGTACTGGTGTGAGTGGAGGACACATTGACGGTGCCTCTCTTCAGCTGATGATCCAGCAGATGCTCAGAGCTGAAATGCAATCACAGACATTCAGAG ctTTTCTGGCATCTTCAGGGCAGGGAGAGCGAGGGCTTCCTGGACCTAAAg GTGATTCTGGTTACCCTGGAACTCCAG gtCCTCCAGGTGCGTTGGGACACGCAGGCCCTGAGGGTCCTAAAGGACAGAAAGGAATCTCAG GTGACCACGGACTGGAGGGGCCACCGGGTCTCAGGGGTCGTGAGGGCCAAGCTGGCCCCAGAGGTGAGGCGGGACCTCCAGGCTTTGGAACGAAAG GGGCTCCTGGAGATTCTGGGGTTGGGACTGCTGGACCAAAAG GTGCATCCGGATCACCAG GTGAACCTGGTGCTCAGGGTTTCCGTGGCGAGGCTGGACCACCGGGTCCTAAAG GTGACAGAGGGCTCGCTGGATTTCAAGGACTTAAAG gTGAAACTGGTGAGAAAGGTGTCAGAGGCATGCAAG GTGACCCCGGTTTATCAGGAATGCACGGACCAGCTGGAGAGAAAGGATCCAAAGGGTCAATGG GTCAGTCTGGACAAGATGGTGCAAAAGGATCAAGAG GTGACCAAGGACCTGCCGGCCCCCCTGGACTCAGGGGTCTTGCTGGGCCTCCCGGAGACGCTGGACTTCCAG GAGTACCTGGGCTTCAAGGACCACCAG GGATACCAGGAAACCCAGGACAACCTGGAACCAAAG gtgAAACTGGTCAACCAGGCAGAATCATCAATGCAG CTGGTTCCGCTTCTATCGGCATCCCAGGACCACCTGGGCCTTCTGGTCCCCCCGGCCCTGCAGGATCTCCTGGATTATCAG GTCCAATTGGCCCTGCTGGTCTGCCTGGCCAGTCTG GTCCTAAAGGTGACAGAGGATATAAGGGAGACCAGGGAGAACAAGGATCAACTGTGAGAAGGACCGAAACTATAAGTTCAACCAGAGCTGACA GTCAGTTTGGAGAAAGTGGAGCCTCAAGATCTTCTAGCCTACCAGGGCCACCAGGTCCTCCTGGGCCACCTGGACGTGCAG gagATTCGAGACAAGGACCTCCGGGACCACCTGGGCCTCCGGGTCCGACAG gTTATGGAAGACAAGGACctaaaggagacagaggagactcAGGCCATTCGTCCAGCTCTG GGACATATTACACTGGGCCACCAGGACCACCTGGGCATCCTGGACCTAAAGGATCATCAG gttCTCAAGGACCAAGGGGCTTTCAAG GTGAACAAGGACAGCAAGGTGTGGCCGGTACTCCAGGAAGACCAGGAAGCTCCGACAGAG tGTCGACTTATGCTGGAGGAAGTGGGATCTCTGGACCACCAGGTCCACCAGGGCCTCCTGGACATCCAGGACAGCAAGGATTCAAAG GTGACACTGGAGCTCCTGGAATTCCGGGTTCTTCAAGAG GCTCCATCTCAGTCACTTCAGGCCCTCCTGGTCCTCCAGGTCCTCCTGGTCCTCAAGGCCAGACgggctccttctcctcttctacTGAGATGCGCCAGTACATCACTGACTATCTGA GTAGAAGCCGGCAGTCCAGTATCCCTGGACCTCCAGGTCCACCTGGGCCTCCAGGAATCCCTGGAACCTTCTCTGGCTCAATGGACGACATCTCAGCTCGTATTATTGCATACATTCAAA GGTCTGGCTCTGGCCTCAGCATCGGAGTTCAGGGTCCTCCAGGACCACCTGGTCCTCCTGGATCTGGCTCTCGAGTCTTATCGGTTGGTGATCTCATTATCATGCTTCAGA GGAACGAAGTGAGGAGATATTTGTCAGGACCACCAGGACCACAGGGACCACCAGGACCACCAGGGGCATCAGGGGCGTCAGGTGGACTTTCAGGCAGTTACAGTGCTGAGCAGGTCGCCATGTACGTCTTCAACATCATGAACG ACAGAGGGATTGCTCGAGGTCCACCTGGGCCACCTGGCTTACCTGGACCTGCTGGGCCTTCTAGTGGAGGATCATCTGGCTTTAATACCTTGACAGTCGACTATTCTGCACTGATGAAAA ACTCAGAGTTCCGCTCATGGATCAGCTCTGCCGTACAACAAGGTCCTCCTGGACCTCCAGGTGTCCAAGGGCGATCTGGCCCTCCCGGCCCTCAGGGGCCCTCAGGAGTCTCCACCGCCACCGTGTTTGGGGCGGGAGGTCATGGCTACAGCATGGAGGACATTCAGCGCTACCTGCAGG GTTCTGGGTTCAGAGGTCTTCCTGGTTCTCCTGGCCCACCTGGTCCACAGGGTCCACCAGGCAGTCACTCTGGCTCGGTTTCCTACACTGGAAACTTCCCTCGGGAGAGCATCCGCGCTGAAGTTCAGGAGTATCTGACCT ctGACAATGTTCGTCGTTTCATCACCGGAACTCCGGGGGCCACAGGACCTCCAGGTCCAAGGGGACCTCAAGGAGAACGCGGAGAGCAGGGTTACAGCCAAAGCTACGTGCAGAGCCAGAGCTACGCTCAGGGTGACAGCCGCTTCCGCACTGACCAGACACTGGACTACTCCAACGTTGCTGTGAGAGTTACTGACTACATCAGGA GTCAAGGCCTGTTGAAGGAGTACCTGGTCGAGGGCCCGTCCAGGACGAACGTGAGAGCGATTCAAGGCCCTCCGGGTCCACCTGGCCCCGCCGGACCACCTGGTTACAGCCGCGTCATCGGGTCCTACGGTAACGTCACAGCTGACCTCATGGAATTCTTCAGAG CCCACGGCACCATCCCCGGTCCTCCAGGAAGCATTGGAcaacagggagacagaggataCCCAGGACCCAAAGGAGAGAAGG GTGATCCTGGACAGCCAGGTCTAGCAGGATTACCAGGGTCGTACACGATCCAGGTTCCACACAAAGTGCAGAAGAGGGACACAG TCAATAAAGTGCGGCGTCGTCGCCAGCTGCGTCCTCGTCTGTCAAAGAGTGGCTGA